In bacterium, one genomic interval encodes:
- the flgM gene encoding flagellar biosynthesis anti-sigma factor FlgM, translating into MKIQNNSDPAARLRSVLDRLDSTERSSRTRQDSSTAVSGGQDQIQLSARAREMQSVRDAIANSPDVRQSVVDKLRDEIGSGRYRIDGTRVADGMLQEEVLM; encoded by the coding sequence ATGAAGATCCAAAACAATTCGGACCCGGCAGCCCGGCTGCGGAGCGTCCTCGACCGACTCGACTCGACCGAACGGTCGAGCCGGACGCGCCAGGACTCCTCGACTGCCGTCTCGGGGGGGCAGGACCAGATCCAGTTGTCGGCGCGGGCGCGCGAGATGCAGAGCGTGCGCGACGCGATCGCCAACAGCCCCGACGTGCGGCAGAGCGTGGTGGACAAGCTGCGCGACGAAATCGGCAGCGGACGGTACCGGATCGACGGGACCCGGGTCGCCGACGGAATGCTCCAAGAAGAAGTTTTGATGTAA